The proteins below are encoded in one region of Telopea speciosissima isolate NSW1024214 ecotype Mountain lineage chromosome 10, Tspe_v1, whole genome shotgun sequence:
- the LOC122644203 gene encoding myosin-2, protein MSSTRRPKWHPPPPPSPRILQLPRRTRRKAPKQLVSGKPVAVKETESSRNNRGKLEALLDQERSFSRTVPIVLLNTGECERRERVEDFDNECGEKGRDFEDDKWRFQAEILRAECHFLRMEREIALKKLERNRAQMERSLRSAVETLISGRRKINEGKNVGVVLEEEIEDLEGKLKQLKRSSGVRDFDVRKCNNFDKQAVTLQRRLERLGGISEEERVEEIREMAEASLAINTNCRSDDSFVSDRKTRFTDVENLRRKMEGLSKGMLERMEEEYRSMLSTATSSTSSSASTSRRIEFPDSMSFSSSSSSSASTVIRQSHQQGTTNTVCSGHCKSIVRKIVEQVRAETEQWSQMQEMLGQVREEMEELQASREFWEDRAFHFEDRIRSLHSTAHEWKQKALSSENMVTELQKKISELRVEVERLRTEQQQKEHSRTRGMPPLPRDSQKEEKEKRVLICRLKENHHIGSCNVGKQNEGLDDDKRRARSCSVGLVVAAAKRSPLRDVGNSSPLNKQSSRAHFPSYRREPSSHSQESP, encoded by the exons ATGTCGTCAACAAGGAGACCAAAATGGCATCCACCACCGCCTCCGAGCCCTAGAATCCTGCAATTACCCAGACGAACTCGCCGTAAAGCACCCAAACAGCTCGTCTCCGGCAAGCCAGTAGCGGTCAAGGAAACGGAATCTAGTCGTAACAATAGAGGGAAGCTAGAGGCTCTGCTTGATCAAGAAAGATCTTTTTCTCGTACTGTTCCTATCGTTCTCTTGAACACTGGGGaatgtgagagaagagagagggttGAGGACTTCGATAACGAAtgtggagagaaaggaagggatTTTGAAGACGATAAGTGGCGGTTTCAAGCTGAGATTCTGCGAGCCGAGTGTCATTTTCTTAGGATGGAGAGGGAGATTGCTTTGAAGAAGTTGGAGAGGAATCGAGCTCAGATGGAGAGGAGTCTTCGTTCTGCAGTAGAAACACTGATTTCT GGGAGGAGGAAGATCAACGAAGGGAAGAACGTCGGTGTAGTGTTGGAGGAGGAGATCGAAGATCTAGAAGGGAAACTGAAACAGTTGAAGAGGAGCTCAGGAGTCAGGGATTTCGATGTTCGTAAGTGTAATAATTTTGATAAGCAGGCGGTGACTCTCCAAAGACGAttagagaggcttggaggaataTCCGAGGAAGAACGCGTGGAGGAGATTCGAGAAATGGCGGAGGCAAGCTTGGCGATCAACACGAACTGTAGATCCGATGATAGCTTCGTTTCAGATCGTAAAACTCGATTCACAGAT GTGGAGAATCTTCGAAGGAAAATGGAAGGGTTGTCGAAGGGGATGTTGGAGAGGATGGAAGAGGAGTACAGGTCCATGCTTTCTACTGCAACTAGCTCTACTTCCAGTTCTGCTTCTACATCCAGGCGAATCGAATTCCCTGATTCGAtgtccttctcctcttcttcttcttcttccgcttCTACTGTCATACGGCAATCACACCA GCAGGGGACGACGAACACGGTCTGCTCAGGGCATTGTAAGTCTATTGTCCGGAAGATAGTGGAGCAGGTGAGGGCAGAGACGGAGCAGTGGTCCCAGATGCAAGAGATGCTGGGTCAGGTGAGAGAGGAAATGGAGGAGTTGCAGGCTTCCAGGGAGTTCTGGGAAGATCGAGCCTTCCACTTCGAGGACCGCATCCGATCCCTCCATTCCACT GCGCATGAATGGAAGCAGAAAGCTTTGTCCTCGGAGAACATGGTAACAGAGCTGCAGAAAAAGATATCTGAGCTCCGTGTTGAGGTTGAGAGGTTAAGGACAGAACAACAACAGAAGGAACATTCAAGAACAAGAGGCATGCCACCACTACCTCGAGACTCacagaaggaagagaaagagaagcggGTGTTGATTTGTCGTCTGAAGGAGAATCACCACATCGGTAGCTGTAATGTCGGTAAGCAGAACGAAGGCTTAGATGATGATAAGAGAAGAGCGCGCAGCTGCAGCGTCGGGCTTGTCGTG GCGGCAGCGAAGCGTTCTCCTCTGCGGGATGTTGGGAATTCATCGCCATTAAATAAGCAAAGCAGCAGAGCACATTTTCCTTCATACCGCCGTGAACCTTCTTCGCATTCACAGGAAAGCCCTTGA